From a single Nicotiana tomentosiformis chromosome 2, ASM39032v3, whole genome shotgun sequence genomic region:
- the LOC138905784 gene encoding uncharacterized protein produces the protein MTVENFHCGMKLVHCLILSCVFTNDRDSSSFKIFGQDVSFSLEDFHIICGLRITTRNVKKPIKRESKILKRYFGKSKSVTLKDIREYMIWNQIKKDDVNFKHVCESDEDAVKLMKILIVDFILFGRKHESIVLEEYAAIIEDDGACLNYPWGNPSYEKLITSMNSFNDINFSISYPISTARKISSANIKGMRNTI, from the coding sequence ATGACTGTGGAGAATTTCCATTGCGGTATGAAGTTGGTTCATTGTTTGATTCTTTCTTGCGTATTCACCAATGATCGAGATTCCAGTAGTTTCAAGATTTTTGGCCAGGATGTGTCATTCAGCCTTGAAGACTTTCACATTATATGCGGTTTGAGGATCACGACACGTAATGTTAAAAAACCAATTAAACGAGAGAGTAAGATTCTGAAGCGCTATTTTGGGAAGTCAAAGAGTGTGACCTTGAAGGACATTCGAGAGTATATGATATGGAATCAAATTAAAAAGGATGATGTAAATTTCAAACATGTATGCGAGAGTGATGAAGATGCTGTGAAGCTTATGAAAATTCTTATTGTGGATTTTATTTTGTTCGGAAGAAAGCATGAATCAATTGTGTTGGAGGAGTATGCAGCTATTATTGAAGACGATGGGGCTTGTCTTAATTATCCTTGGGGTAATCCATCTTATGAGAAGCTTATTACCTCAATGAATTCTTTTAACGATATAAACTTCTCAATCTCGTATCCTATCTCAACAGCTCgaaaaatatcaagtgccaatatcaaaggaatgaggaataccatataa